A single Halostagnicola kamekurae DNA region contains:
- a CDS encoding ParA family protein has protein sequence MDDTLRAAAFLDKGGTGKTTTVAHLGVALAELDQEVLLVDLAGKQGDLAKHFGVWGSYQKQIEEDEAWPNISTVFDDAWSTIADKLGEDPVADLVVDTGEGPDLIPAHPGLDTLDSELGNIDDSHDRYSRFEQFLDEYVDQLSYDVVLIDLPGMTNNVTYNGLWATRNALTPVEMGPFEAEQADALRRDLDKIAENFEIEIDLSLVLPNKVDTRTSLAEEYLESFEAEYPDAIAPSYVPYSQDIRNAAQRGVTAFELDGPSTTARQAREAYLAATETLLERLGGEGDV, from the coding sequence ATGGATGATACACTTCGCGCGGCCGCGTTCCTCGATAAGGGTGGTACTGGAAAGACAACGACAGTTGCACACCTTGGGGTGGCACTTGCCGAGCTGGACCAGGAGGTTCTCTTAGTCGATCTTGCGGGTAAGCAGGGTGACCTCGCAAAGCATTTCGGCGTTTGGGGTAGCTACCAGAAACAGATCGAAGAAGATGAAGCGTGGCCGAATATCTCCACGGTCTTTGACGACGCCTGGTCGACGATCGCCGACAAGTTAGGCGAGGATCCGGTTGCTGATCTCGTCGTCGACACAGGTGAGGGACCGGATCTTATTCCAGCCCACCCAGGTCTCGATACCCTGGACTCGGAGCTCGGAAATATTGACGACTCTCACGATCGATACAGCCGTTTTGAGCAGTTCCTCGACGAATATGTCGACCAACTCAGCTACGACGTCGTTTTGATCGATCTCCCCGGAATGACGAATAACGTCACCTACAATGGACTGTGGGCGACTCGAAACGCCCTCACTCCGGTTGAAATGGGTCCGTTCGAAGCCGAACAGGCGGATGCACTCCGGCGCGATCTCGACAAGATAGCAGAGAACTTCGAGATCGAAATTGACCTGTCGTTAGTGCTGCCCAACAAAGTCGATACGCGAACCTCGCTCGCCGAAGAGTACCTGGAATCGTTCGAAGCGGAGTATCCCGATGCAATCGCACCGAGCTATGTCCCTTACTCGCAGGACATTCGTAATGCCGCCCAGCGCGGTGTCACGGCGTTCGAACTTGATGGGCCTTCCACGACTGCACGACAGGCGCGGGAGGCCTACCTCGCAGCGACAGAGACGCTTCTCGAGCGCCTGGGGGGTGAGGGCGATGTCTGA
- a CDS encoding site-specific integrase codes for MRLDGTAKEDQYKVWMTDGELEELRRAAATHRDDLIIQLGGYVGLRAFEIPQIKPKHIKRTDDGEHYRLRVPEGKDTTGGGGKPRDTYLPKDVEGDLHRYQSAENVSRHDPFVNLTERGVRDVVKRSAEQAADETGDGDFRYVSSHDLRRRFAQRLLVDEQVNPRVVMAVGGWDSFQAIEPYLNAPTPEVVNGAFEEAGLA; via the coding sequence ATGAGACTCGATGGAACGGCGAAAGAGGATCAATACAAGGTGTGGATGACCGACGGCGAACTCGAGGAGCTTCGGCGGGCGGCCGCGACCCACCGTGACGATCTCATTATTCAGCTCGGTGGGTACGTTGGGCTCCGTGCGTTCGAAATACCTCAGATCAAACCGAAACACATCAAACGGACTGATGACGGCGAGCACTATCGGCTTCGCGTCCCTGAAGGGAAGGACACGACAGGGGGCGGCGGGAAGCCTCGAGACACCTACCTCCCGAAAGACGTCGAGGGCGATCTCCACCGCTACCAGAGTGCGGAGAACGTTAGTCGGCATGATCCGTTCGTTAATCTCACCGAGCGGGGCGTCCGCGATGTTGTCAAACGGAGCGCAGAGCAGGCGGCCGATGAGACCGGGGACGGCGACTTCCGATACGTGAGCTCCCACGATCTTCGCCGGCGATTTGCACAGCGACTTCTCGTCGACGAACAGGTGAACCCACGCGTCGTGATGGCAGTCGGCGGCTGGGACTCCTTCCAGGCGATCGAACCGTATCTGAACGCACCGACGCCTGAGGTCGTCAACGGTGCCTTCGAGGAGGCTGGTCTCGCATGA
- a CDS encoding type II toxin-antitoxin system RelE family toxin, with translation MTDVDITPKADGHLEGLDAEPRERILKKLAEAQDWTDHRLEKLQGWPYYKLRAGDYRAIITWDKGEDVLIVEAVGHRRNVYDRHLPP, from the coding sequence ATGACTGACGTCGACATTACGCCGAAGGCTGACGGCCACCTGGAAGGCCTCGATGCCGAGCCACGAGAACGAATCCTGAAGAAACTCGCCGAAGCACAAGACTGGACCGACCACCGCCTCGAGAAGCTACAGGGGTGGCCGTACTACAAGCTCCGCGCCGGTGACTACCGGGCAATCATCACGTGGGACAAAGGCGAGGACGTCCTCATCGTCGAGGCCGTCGGCCACCGCCGGAACGTGTACGACCGGCACCTCCCGCCATGA
- a CDS encoding ribbon-helix-helix domain-containing protein encodes MSTDTGGAGDGDGNGTTKIDVRVPTQLLEGIDEEYERRGYTSRSEAIRDALRDWLNPSVELSDDVLEDLHESRKQRERGETHSLEDVMDKYDVDAE; translated from the coding sequence ATGAGTACTGATACCGGCGGCGCCGGCGACGGTGACGGCAACGGGACGACTAAGATCGATGTCCGAGTGCCGACGCAGCTGCTCGAGGGGATCGACGAGGAGTACGAACGCCGTGGGTACACCTCCCGATCCGAGGCGATCCGTGACGCTCTCCGGGACTGGCTCAACCCGAGTGTCGAGCTCTCCGACGACGTCCTCGAGGATCTCCACGAGAGCCGGAAACAGCGCGAGCGAGGAGAGACCCACTCGCTCGAGGACGTGATGGACAAGTACGACGTCGACGCCGAATGA